CCGCGCGGACGAGAAGCTCGAGCAGGCGATCATCGAAAAGCGCGAGATGCAGTACCTGTATCGCGATGGCGACGACTACGTCTTCATGGACAACACGACCTACGACCAGTCGCACCTCGCGCCGGCCGTGCTGGGCGACGCCGTCAACTTCCTGAAGGAATCCGACAACGCCATCATTCAGCGCTACGGCGACGAAGTCGTCGGCGTCGACCTGCCGGCGTCGGTCGAGCTGATCGTCACCGAAACCGAACCGGGGGTCCAGGGCGACCGGGTCTCGGGCGCCCGCAAGCCGGCCACGCTCGAGACGGGCCACGTCCTCCAGGTGCCGCTGTTCGTCAACCAGGGCGACAAGATCAAGGTCGACACCCGCAGCGGCGACTACATCACCCGCGCGTAGCGGAGTGTCCGTCGAGCGCACGATGGCGCGCGAACGCGCGCTGGAACTGCTGTACGAAGCCGACGCGAAGTCGGCGCCGGTCGACGACGTGCTGGCCGCGCTGCCCGTCGCGCCGGACCCTTACGCCGTCGACATCGTCACCGGTGTGAGCGAGCACCGCCCCGAGATCGACGCCGTGATCAAGCGGCTCGCTCCCGACTGGCCCGTCGACCGCATGCCGGCGGTGGATCGCGCCGTCCTGCGGCTCGGCGTGTACGAACTGACGCAGCGGCCCGACGTGCCGACGGCGGTCGTCCTCGACGAAGCCGTCGAGTTGGCCAAGCGCTACTCGACCGAAGAGTCGGGCCGCTTCGTCAACGGCGTCCTCGCCGCCGCCGCCCGCGAATTGCGCCCGTCGTAAGTCGCCCTACTACCTCACGCCGCTGGTGATGCCGCCGATGATCGGGATGACGATGTCGCGCAACAGCGCGACCGTGTAGGTCACGTAGCCGTTCGCCGCCTTCGTGAGGTTCTGCAGGCACGGGGTGTCCACGTTGACGAGCTTCGCCTGCGTTCCGCCGTACGTGGAACACGTCGCCATCGGCTGTGCCGCTGTCTGCCCTGACGGGATCCAGTAGATGGTGTTCTGGCAGTCGTCGGCGTCATGGTCGTAGTTCGCGTTGCACGACTGCTTGACGTTGTAGGTGATCTTCCAAGCGAACGGATGGTTCGGGTCACTGCCTGAGTACGTCCCGCTGTTGTCGAACAATGCCTCGGCGGCTTGCGTGACGCAGTAGTGCGAGGAACCGCACCGAACGTTGTTCAGCGTCTTCTCGTCGAGTTGTACGAAGGCCCCGGGTGCCGAGCCGGCCGGTACGTTGAAGTCCGTGTTCTGGTTCGAACCGGCGTAGGCGAGGTCGTCACCGGCGGGCACAAATGCTTGCGAGTGCGCCGAGGTTGTGGTGACGACGCTCGCCGACGTCGTCCCACCGGACGCGCCCGTCGCGGTGAGCGTGGACGTGAAGGACGTGCCGCTCGTCGGCGCGGTTACGGCGGTGGCGAAGGTCTTCGACGCACCCGCCCCGAGGCTGAACGAGCACGCGAGGGTTCCGCCGGCGCCCGAACAACCCGCGGGGAGGGCGACGCGCGTGTCGACGGTGCTTCCGGTCGCGAGTGACACGTTCACGGTCTGGGGCGCTCCCGTGTTGGTGACCGTCGAAGACAGCAGCGTGTCCTCGCCGTAGCGCACGTCCGAGGGCCGGTTGGTGATCGAGGCGTCGACCGCGTAGGGGATGGTGGTCACCGCGCTGGCGGTGTTGTCGGTCGGGTCGAGCACGTTTTGCTCGAAGATGGCGGCGGCGACGTCGACGCGGGAACTCACCGAGGCAACGCCGGCCTGCGGTGTGACCGTGAACACGAAGCTGGCGGACCGGCCGGCGGAGAGCGCTCCGACGGTGCAGCGGGCGGCGCCCCCGGCGACGCTGCAACCGGCCGGCGCCCCGGTGACCGCGCCGCGCTCCGGAGTGAACGTGACGCGGGATCCGGCAGGCTGGTTGATGTTGCCCGAATTCTTGATCGTGCCGACCGCGCTGAACGCCCCGGTGGCGGACGCGGGCGCCGTCACCGCGGCCGAAACGTCGGAGATGACGAGCAGGTCCGCCGAAGCCGCTGTGTGGGACAACAGCGGCAGCACCAGCGCGATCACCGCGCCCATGACACCGACCAGCGTCGATCGCTTCTTCACTGTCCGTCCACCCCCATGACTGCGGCCTGCGCCTGCGACCGCAGTATGCCGAACCGCGCCGCCGATCGGGAGTGACCGAGGTCACACCCCGCTTCGACTCAGGAGCTCTTCTTGGCGGCCTTGGCGGCGCGCTTTTCCTTGAGGGACTTGCCCACCTTCTTGGTGTTCTTGGGTGCCGGTACCTTCGCCATGCACCCAACGTACGACGGTCGTTGCAGTCGCGCCGCGCTTTTCTCCTAAGATCAGCAGAGTCGTAAATCGGGTCCTGTGAGGCTCGAACGGCGAAGGAGAGTTGAGTGGCTGAACGCGAGCGAACGGTGGCGCCTGGCGCCGCCGTTTTTGTTGCACGCACCCAGGTGATGTCGGCCGACGACCTGCGCCGCGCCGTCACCCGCATCGCCCACGAGATCGTGGAGCGCAACCACGGCCTGGGCGACGTCGTGCTGGTCGCCCTCCAGACGGGTGGGGCGCCACTGGCGGGCCGGATCGCGGCGGAGCTGACCCGCATCGAAGGCGTCGACGTGCCAACCGGGACGCTCGACGTCGTGCCCTATCGCGACGACTTCGGGCTGCGCCCGCTCCTGCTCGAAGCCCCGACCGACATTCCCTTCGACGTCACGGGTAAGACCGTGGTGCTCGTCGACGACGTGCTGTTCACCGGCCGCACCGTGCGCGCCGCCCTCAACGCGCTGGCCGACTTCGGGCGGGCCAGCTGCGTGCAGTTGGCGGTGATGGTCGACCGCGGTCACCGCGAGGTGCCGATCCGTCCCGACTTCGTAGGCAAGAACCTGCCGACCCGCCGCGACGAGTTGGTCGACGTGCGCGACGACGGCGTGTACCTGGGGGAGATGCAGACGCGTATGAGCGAGCGAAGCGAGCGAACGAAAGAGACAGCGCCTGTTTCACCGGTGCCGCCGAAGGCGGCGCCCCAGTGAAACATCTCTTGACGATCGGCGACCTCGGGCCCGACGGGATCGAGGAAGTCCTCAAGACGGCCGACACGTTCGCCGAGATCAACCGCCGCCCGATCCCGAAGGTGCAGGCGCTGCGGGGCAAGACGGTCGTGTCGTGTTTCTTCGAAGACTCGACGCGCACGCGCCTCTCTTTCGAGACGGCGGCGCGCCGCCTCGGCGCCGACGTGATGACCTTCGCCGCTGCCAGCTCGTCGCTCAAGAAGGGTGAGTCGTTGCGTGACACCGTCGAGACGCTCGACGCCATCGGCGCCGACGCCTTCGTCGTGCGCCACAAGTCGGCGGGCGTGCCGGCGCAGATCGCCCGCTGGACGGACTCGGCGGTGCTCAACGCCGGCGACGGCCAGCACGAGCACCCGACGCAGGCGCTGCTCGACTGCTACACGCTGCGCCAGCACCTCAGCGACCTGCACGGCAAGCGCATCCTCATCGTGGGCGACGTCAAGCACAGCCGCGTCGCCCGCTCCAACGTCGCGGCCTTCAGCGCGCTGGGCGCCAAAGTGAAGCTGGTGGCGCCCCACACCCTGTTGCCGCCCTCGCTCGACGACTGGCCCGTCGACGTGACGACGAATCTCGACGGCGCGCTCGACGAGGCCGACGTCGTGTACCTGCTGCGCATCCAGCAGGAGCGCATGGACCAAGCGCTACTGCCGTCGCTGCGCGAGTACTCGCAGTCCTACGGGCTCGACGCCAAGCGCGCCGCCCGGCTCAAGCCGGGGGCGTTGATCTTGCACCCCGGTCCGATGAATCGCGGTGTGGAGATCGCGGCTGACGTCGCCGACGCGCCGAACGCAGTCATCACCGAACAAGTGGCAAATGGAGTCTCCGTGCGCATGGCCGTCCTGTACCTGCTGCTCAACGTGGACGGAGACCTCAGTGCCTAAGGAAACGGTGATCAAGGGCGGCACCGTGATCGACGAGACGGGCGCGCGCCGCGCGGACGTCGTCGTCGCCGGCGGCACCATTGTCGCCGTCGGCGCGAACCTCGACGCCAAGACGGTGATCGACGCGTCGGGGTGCATCGTCGCCCCCGGGTTTGTCGACCTGCACACGCACCTGCGCGAGCCCGGTCGCGAAGAGGCCGAAGACATCGAGACGGGCACGCGTGCCGCCGCCCTCGGCGGCTACACCGCGGTGGTCGCCATGCCCAACACCGAGCCGGCGATCGACAACGCCGAGTTGGTGCGCGACATCAAGGCGACCGCTGTCGGCAAGAGCTGCGAGGTCTATCCGGCCGGTGCCATCACCGTCGGGCGCAACGGCGAGCACCTGTCGCCGATGGCCGAGATGGCTCGCGCCGGCGTCACGCTGTTCACCGACGACGGGTCGGGCGTGCAGGACGCCGCGCTCATGCGCCGCGCCCTCGAGTACGCCAAAGGCCTGGGCGTGACCCTGGCGCAGCACTGCGAGGACAATGCCCTCGCCGCCGGCGGGTCGATGCACGAGGGTGCGTGGTCGAGCCGCCTCGGCATTCCCGGCCAGCCGAGCAGCGCAGAGACGGCAATGGTGCTGCGCGACATCGAACTTGTGCGCCTCACCGGCGCGCCGATGCACTTCCTGCACATGTCGACGGCCGAGTCGTTGCGCGCCATCGCGCAGGCCAAGGCCGCCGGCCTGCCGATCACCGCCGAAGTCGCACCGCATCACTTCACGCTCACCGACGCCTGCTGCTGTGACTACGACGCCACGTTCAAGGTCAACCCGCCGCTGCGCACCGAGGCCGACGTCGAAGCGGTGAAGCAAGCGCTGCGCGACGGGACCGTCGACGCAATCGCGACCGATCACGCCCCGCACGCGCCGGAGTTGAAGGAGTTGCCCTT
The window above is part of the Acidimicrobiales bacterium genome. Proteins encoded here:
- the efp gene encoding elongation factor P produces the protein MATVSTNDLNNGMTLNLPEGLFKVVEFQHVKPGKGGAFVRTKLKNVRNGAVVDRTYRADEKLEQAIIEKREMQYLYRDGDDYVFMDNTTYDQSHLAPAVLGDAVNFLKESDNAIIQRYGDEVVGVDLPASVELIVTETEPGVQGDRVSGARKPATLETGHVLQVPLFVNQGDKIKVDTRSGDYITRA
- the nusB gene encoding transcription antitermination factor NusB, which codes for MARERALELLYEADAKSAPVDDVLAALPVAPDPYAVDIVTGVSEHRPEIDAVIKRLAPDWPVDRMPAVDRAVLRLGVYELTQRPDVPTAVVLDEAVELAKRYSTEESGRFVNGVLAAAARELRPS
- the pyrR gene encoding bifunctional pyr operon transcriptional regulator/uracil phosphoribosyltransferase PyrR codes for the protein MAERERTVAPGAAVFVARTQVMSADDLRRAVTRIAHEIVERNHGLGDVVLVALQTGGAPLAGRIAAELTRIEGVDVPTGTLDVVPYRDDFGLRPLLLEAPTDIPFDVTGKTVVLVDDVLFTGRTVRAALNALADFGRASCVQLAVMVDRGHREVPIRPDFVGKNLPTRRDELVDVRDDGVYLGEMQTRMSERSERTKETAPVSPVPPKAAPQ
- a CDS encoding aspartate carbamoyltransferase catalytic subunit, with the translated sequence MKHLLTIGDLGPDGIEEVLKTADTFAEINRRPIPKVQALRGKTVVSCFFEDSTRTRLSFETAARRLGADVMTFAAASSSLKKGESLRDTVETLDAIGADAFVVRHKSAGVPAQIARWTDSAVLNAGDGQHEHPTQALLDCYTLRQHLSDLHGKRILIVGDVKHSRVARSNVAAFSALGAKVKLVAPHTLLPPSLDDWPVDVTTNLDGALDEADVVYLLRIQQERMDQALLPSLREYSQSYGLDAKRAARLKPGALILHPGPMNRGVEIAADVADAPNAVITEQVANGVSVRMAVLYLLLNVDGDLSA
- a CDS encoding dihydroorotase yields the protein MPKETVIKGGTVIDETGARRADVVVAGGTIVAVGANLDAKTVIDASGCIVAPGFVDLHTHLREPGREEAEDIETGTRAAALGGYTAVVAMPNTEPAIDNAELVRDIKATAVGKSCEVYPAGAITVGRNGEHLSPMAEMARAGVTLFTDDGSGVQDAALMRRALEYAKGLGVTLAQHCEDNALAAGGSMHEGAWSSRLGIPGQPSSAETAMVLRDIELVRLTGAPMHFLHMSTAESLRAIAQAKAAGLPITAEVAPHHFTLTDACCCDYDATFKVNPPLRTEADVEAVKQALRDGTVDAIATDHAPHAPELKELPFDQAPPGMLGLETALALALDELDLPLEQVLAYMSWRPAKIARLLAEHGGPIAQGRSANICVIDPEFEWVVESRALASKSRNTPYEGRKLKGKVRHTICRGIPTVLDGASQR